AATCTTCGTGCTTCTTGTTGATTCTCAATATGGTGGAGTTGTTAAAGTCGAGGGGGATCTGGATAAGTTGGATTTGGATCTTGATAGTGTCTATGAATCTGCTGCCGCATGGATCAAGGATCATTCACAGATAGCAATATCCCCTGTCGAAAAGATATGGAACAAGCTCGGAAATGCTAATTGGAGTGATATTGGTGCTTTACAGGTTCTTTATGCTACATTTCATTCTTTAACTCAATATTGTGGAATGCCTAAGAATACAGTCGAAGATTTAGCTGCAGACCACAGTTCCCGTCTTCAAACAAGGAGAGCCCAAAGGCAATTGAGGGACACAAATGTTGATGGTAATCATTTGCTTCGTTTCCAGCATCGCCCTTCTTCTCCTGAAATTGTAGAAGTACAAAAGGAAGACATTAAGTTGGATCCCAAAAAACCGGTGAAGCTAGAAGTTGGATCCATTTTGTTGATAGAAGATTCAAGCCGACAAAATGGTTATCAGATAGATGAAGTTCCGAATGATGGGGAGATTGTGTTTTATGTCGTGTCTTGTGTTGAAAATCCAGGGAAGAGTCTGTTCCTGTACATTGGCTCTCACCCTTCTCACCTAGAGCCGGCATTAGAGGGTATGGAATTATGGTATCAGGTTCAGAGGCAGACTAAAGTGTTGAGTATTATGAAACAAAAAGGTTTGTCAAGTAAGTATATTCCCCGTCTGTATGCATCTGGACGGGTTGTTCATCCTGGTCAATGTCATAAGCAGAGGTCAGGCCATAACTGTGAGTACCCGTGGTGTGGGATTCCCGTCTTATTGACCAGTCCAGTTGGCATGACCATTCCCGACATGGTGAGAGCCAACCAGTTTGGCCTTGATGAGGCCATCAGATGTTGCCATGATTGTTTGTCGGCCCTATCTTCTGCTTCTTCAGCTGGAATTCGGCACGGAGACATAAGACCTGAAAATATAATATGCGTGAAATCTAGCATGGGGCAATGTTATTATGTTCTTATTGGTTGGGGGCATGCCATTTTAGAAGATAGAGACCGTCCACCGTTGAATCTTCATTTCTCGTCTACTTCTGCTCTTCAAGAGGGGAAGTTGTGTTCTGCTTCTGATGCAGAGAGCCTGGTATATACACTATATTTTTCTTCTGGTGGAGATTTACCCATTCTAGATTCGGTGGAAGGCGCACTACAATGGAGAGAAATTTCTTGGTCTAGGAGGGTGATTCAGCAGAAGCTTGGTGACATCTCCGCGGTCTTGAAAGCATTTGCAGATTATGTTGATAGCCTTTGTGGAACCCCCTACCCTGTGGACTATGAAATCTGGCTAAGAAGGTTAAAACGACATGTTCGTGATAATGATAATGGAAAGGAAGTTGAGTCTTCTTGTTAGGATTTTGCCCTCGCGTTACACTGGCTAGTCTGCTCCCCGTTTGAGGAAAATTTTCCAGTTTAGGATGTTTCAAATTTAAAGTATTTGGGATGTTGTGGTCGCGATTTTAATAGCACAGGTGGTGAGACGAAAAGGACTTAGCGTCATTGATGGTTCTTGTTTATGCACTTTGCTTGGAGAATCACAATTTCATTGCTCGTAAAGGCTGTTGCGTATCAGTCAGGGCCGGCCTCCTGTTTATGTTTGTGTTTCACTTCATGTATGCAGATGAATGATATGTGTGTATTTAATCATTTTTGGATTTATTTTAGGATCATAAATCATTCATCTGTATACATGTTTAATCGATTACTtatcatttggaagaaaatgtttGGACCAATAGCCTCAGAGTTTTTGTAAAGAGTGAAGATGTTTAGATCGATTAGTGCGATTATCATGTTTTTATCGATACTCACGTTTCCGTTCCTTTATTTTATGTGCCACTGATTTTTACAAGATTCATACCGAATCTTGCTGAAATCAATGTTTTATAGCTTAGACCTTTTAATTAATAGTTTtccaattaattgataaaacataaatcatacaAGTGAATCACGATAAAAGAAATTAGCATGGCATTGCCGCATGTCCTGCCATACCAATGAAGGGCTATTCAAACATGGAGGACTAAAAAACAAACCACAAACATACAGTCAGCACATAACTCAattgtaatatttgaaagcactGGTATCCATAAATCTTTCCAGCATAAATCAGGTTCAGCAGCCAAAAGCAAGACAACAGAGACCAGAAAACTTAAGTATTCGCAGGAGATTGAATATATGGTCTGCAATTATTGACATGAAATCCAAACTAAACAAGCCCAATTCTGATCAAAGAGCCAAAGCAATGGAAATTCTGATCAGCATTACACCAGTATGGGTGACAATAACCAAGAAAAATTGCAGAAGTTTTATTCTTCTGCAGCGACAACAGTGACCTCGCCTTTATCCAATAAGTCATAGAATGCCCTCGTCTTTCTTTGCTCGTTCCAATGGTGCATCTTCCAAAGACTGCCTGCAGCGAGGCCAAGTGCAGTTGCTATGAGTATTTCCTTCACCACGCTTGGTCCTTTCAGAGTGACATGAGCAACCCTAGAGCCAGCCATTTAACTTGCTAATAGAGGTGTACAAATCCTGATTTCACAAACTTTTGTAATTTCAGAAACATAATATCGGAGGGATTTACATATATGAAAAGACTACATTTCAACATGAAACGAGGTAAATATATTCTAAAATCTAAATTCAGCAAAATATCACAAGACATTATCAAAGTCGGTACAATGATGCTGGCATTCCCAGCAGAGGAGTGAAATATTGTTGAACTGAACCAACACACTTTGTTATCTAATGGTACAATTATAATTTCTAGAATAAAGAAAGCCACAAGTTGCACACCTAATTCAtctgaaaaattaaataacttcTGCAGAGAGGAAAAATGGATGGAAAACATATGTTTATggcatataaaaataaataaaggctCTGTATTTGATCCATGTATAAGCTCAAAAATCCAGCAGCCTTATTTAATGCAGCATCCATGAGACACTATTCCAAAATTCTACCTTGGTTTCTCTTGGGATTTACAAAGAGttgataaagatgtgccaaagcTAATCTTATGAAATTCTCAACTAATTAACACAATGAAAGGAACAATTTTATGTCCCCGTTCACCAAAACACAACCAAACCAAGAACGCAGAAATCAAATTACAAAACTACAAATTCATCCAATCAAAATGCAAAAAAAGGTAATAACGTGAGGAAATTCGAACCCAGATACCATACAACATAGGATTAGTATATATAACCGCGACCcaataaaatcacaatatcaaatTCAGAGCCGTGATCAAATAATAGCTCTTTCTTAAAATCAGCTTCCCAGAATCCTATAAGAATCTTAAATGCAGACAGAATGAATTCAcacaaaaataaacaaatctAAAAATGAAAGGTAAATTCATACCTAGAATAAGCTCAACTTCTAAACTTCTATCGAATTTCGAGACGCTCAGATCCGTAGAACCTGCACTGAAAAATTGGAAGATGAGAAATCGTTTCAGAAAAACAAAAATCGGATcgctgtgtgtgtgtgtgtgtgtgtgtgtgtgacttACCCTAACGAGATTGCGAAATGGAAATCAGCGATGAGCTTGGGGTTTTCCAtcactatttatttttttagagaaactatttatttttttaaatagaaattatttatttaatcacaaaaacttatgtgagacggtctcacgagtcaattttgtgaaacagatatccTATATGAGTCATTCACGAAAAAagattactttttatgtcaaatatattaatttttattataaatataaacatgattgatctgtctcacaaataaagatccgtAAGATCGTCTTATGAAAGAGATACTCTTATTTAATATTCATGTTATGTACATCAACTATCATATATTCTTTCGTCTCAAATATTGATCGATGAGATTGTTTATATATCTATTTCAATAAGATGAGTTGAATCTATCTATATTTTCAattgaaaaataatgtttttttttatgattttggtCAAATCGAAAATATGTCTTACAACATTGACATATGAGAttgtctcataaaatttttatgtaaaaataaacacttttataacataaattttataccactatttattttacttttggtaaaattttatattaattacaaattattttatttatttgctaCATAGCAACAAAAAattctattatttttaatggatgattggaaaaaaagagtgaaatgAAGTGTACAACTATTATAcatcataatatatattaacTAACCATTTAGTGTTATAAATTATTCTAAATCATCAATTTCATTTCGGTCTTGATACACAACATAGTGAGTTATTGagtgaaatttaaaaataatttttctatcaattttaaaaaaattaacacaaaaactcttgtgaaacggtctcatggatcaatttcgtgggtcgaatctcttattttaggtcatccataaaaaagtattactttttatgctaagaatattactttttattgtgaatatcgatagggttgacccgtctcacagataaagattcatgagaccgtcttacaagagattTACTCAAAGATTAATGTTATTTGCCATCTAAACGTTGTGACTACATTCTATTTTGAATTCTTATATTACAAATAGACaaatttaaacttttatcaattcttttaatttatgaaaaaattgaataatcTTCAAACCATAGCttaattttggtatttttttatatgtaaagttttaatattcatatatttgtATAGGGGTCTATATATTGTTAGTCTagatgaatattttaaaaataataaaatttctaagCAATTcattctaaatattttttatttccctacatttatttttaaattagtgaTGTTAttgcaatttatttttttttttcaatttgagTTTGATTTTTATATGAGATCATTATTTTAGTTATGAATATACATCTATGGTCAAACTTTTTTACAAAAGTGGGAACTTGgctattaaaaatatatattttattttcaaaatatagatttttttttaaaaaaattatcatgcaACATAATTCACTTTGTTATTTATCCAAAAGTGGAACCGAATTGTTTACAtagaataatttataattttaaatgattagtTAATATTATGGTGTATAACATTAAAGttatacaatttattttaactttttttccCCAATTATCCATTTagaatattagaattttttaaattttaatgtaccaaataattaacataatttttttttaccaaaattaaaattaggAGCCGTCTAAAAATAAGAGGACTTCCCTGGTTCTCGCATTCCTTGCTTTGGCCCGGCTTTCAATAGTCATCGTTAGCTCATTGGCTTTCCCCATTTCTTTTCACTTCCGACCGAAGCAGAAGTTCTAAGCTATCGTCCACACATTTATCCAGAAGCAAGTGTAGTTCACCggatgaaatttttattttatggtgGAACTAGAAAGGAACATTAAGAGTTATTTTGTccatttttaattcaataagttAGAATGGGAGTGTAAATATAATCAACCATCAAATATAcagatttatttgttttttttttacacatatcaaaaaaataattgaaaaaacaGAGTTTACAAACAAACTTCTTATTTTATCGATACTTAATTCGTTATAAATAGTTGCACGTTTTCGAATATTTAGTTAACATGGATATTAAATGCTAATAAATATAGAAACATGACTATATATAACTTTTATCATATCAatgttttgtaattttattatgCAAAAATTATATTACTTTGGGGCTCAACCAGTCATTGTTCAATATTTTGAAGTTCACAATCTTtatcataattatttaataatctatTATTTATTCCCATTTctatttaatgaaattaatatCGTGTCATcttgatttaaaatcaaaataataaaataacaatgGGAACGATACGTCGATTCCCCTTAGGAATAGGTCCATATAAAAGCACACAGGCTGGCCCGATTGTCCTGATCCTGAAATAGCCATTCCACAGTAATTAAGCTAGCAGTCTGTGCTATTATGCATTCTTGGACAACCTCAGAGTAGTCGAGTTAGACATGCAGGGTAGTTCGGCTTGGCGAGCTCCCAACTTTTGGATTCCGATAGCTAAGCATGCAGGTCATGATATTTATTTCAAGCCCCCCAAAATATGCATGGTGGCTCGGCTCTTCAAGGTGACAGGAATCACAAAAGTAAGACAAAATCCCAAGAGGTCAGTCAGAAGATCATTATAGAATCATTGCTCAGGCGTCAAGCCGAGCTCTTACGCCGGGCGACCAAAGCGAGTTGATTTGAAGGATAGAACTCAGTTCCTAGCCGAATATACGAATCAAGAAAGTTGCATATGATTTGTATTAAGGATGCAATATCTATCAGTGGGAGCATCCAACTTTGATCTCTcccttttctttaaaaaaagaaaaagattgatttCATCACAATCCATGGGAGAAATACACATAAATTTGGTATGTGGTTTTGTATATAATTGAGTACTTCATGCAATATAACGTAGATAAAACTAGATCCGACCATCGTACTTGTAAATTTCTTAAAACTATGAATCTTGGACTCTTCAAATAACCATAACCTAGAACTTCTTTTCCCACTCTTATCATCATCATGCACATTGCATAATGTATTTGATTCAAGAGAGTAGTATTCAGTAAAGTTGTGGTAATACAATCTTCAATAtgtaaatatatacacacataattATGTGGCAAAATAAGACCAAACTTTTCCCCCTATTTTCATGGTTGGACACAAAGAACAAGTCCTACTCGACAACAccacaaaataataaataaaatcaaaaggAAAGAACAAAGGAAGAAAACAAGGACACATCTAATTTTGCGCAACAGTTTGAGAAGAAATTACATACATCTTTCTAATATTCACAACATACATTTATATTCATCCCAAAATCTTGGTCACTTGCTCTTTGATTCCATTCGTGAAGAGAAGAGGATTACATACGATACTCAGCCTTTCGCTAAATAAATCCTTCAAACTTCCACAATATGGTCCTGCAAAAAGGATCACAAATTCACAACTTGATCATAAAGAAATATAAACTTTACTCTCCGAATACAATTACTGGCTTCTCGAATAAAGTTCTAACTATGATGATAACGATAAACCAGGAATGAACTCACGTTATACCCGAAGCACAGCTGATGAAGTTCTTTGTGAGCTATTTTCTGTCCCATCATCCTCATTGGCATTACTGTCTCTGCCACAGTCTCCTTCTTGAGCCGTGGGAAAGAAAAAGGGATCGGTAACGATTTTCCCTCCTCGGTCCTTCTTTAAGCTGTCTTCGATTCCTTTATAATCAAGATTCTGCAAAAGATCCGGATATGGTTTACCATCTTTTCCAAGAATGCCGGCTTCTATATCCATCTTCCCATTTGATTTCATGATGTCGCCACAGAATTTCTTTGTTATTGACTCTAAAATAGAGTCGTCTTCTTCGGTCACCCATTCCCGGAAGTTTACCAGAGAAGGTACCGTCTTGGAGAAAAATATTTCCTGGAGGTTCTTGATCATTCCTCGATTATATGGATTTTCCTTCTTATCATAACGGTAACGAAAGTTTTCATACGTTGTCTGTGAGTTGTTGAGACGATGCTTTAGAATGTGTACAAACCATGGAAATAACAATATGCATGGATGTTTCATCTGTTAAATCTTGAAACGGCATTTTAGAacttatttttcgaaaatggaaCGTGTAAATGGACTACTGTAGTTTCACAATAAATCACAAGGGCATTATTAGGCAGGCAAAAATCTTTAGTAATTTAAGTATCAAGTAACTTCCACAATATGATTTAGACCTCGGTTAAAATGAAAAGAGGCAAACCTGGTTGGTGCAGATGAGATAAAAATGGAATACGCTTAGGCCACCAACAAACCACACCGCAATGAAGCAGTAGATTATAAGAGCAACTGACACGATATCCCTCGACATGCTAGTCCAAATGCGACCCGGTTGTTCAAGGAGATGTAACAAAGAAAATGTGAAAACGTATATGCACAAGATTGTTGAAGATGACACGAACATGATAAAAATCCGGTAGTTGCGCTGCACCAAATCAGCATAAAGAGGGAAGCGTAAGACAGTTCTACGAGAAAATGAAGACGACCTAGCACAAAGTTCATAAGCAAAACCAATACAATGGGCTTCACCATCAATTATTGCATATCTACATTTACTTTGCAacattaaagaaaatattttcatgataaaTATGAGTTTGAACTATTTTATTCAATTGCTTGCGAGCTTTGatgttttatttagtattttataaATGTACTTAAAATTAACAGTGCTCGACCCATTGTTTGAGCTTCTTACTTGATAGAGCTCGATTATTAATATCAAGCCATACAAATCAAGCTCAGATTTGAGCTCTGCATTGAGTCGAACTCAAATAAATTATCATTTTCAAGCTTCTAGTAGAACATCTAGTTAGATTAGATTGTAGGAAGTGGAGTTCAAATATAAAAGATTAGTTACTATTAGGCTAGATTTGGTTCATTTGCACCTCTGCATGTGGGGTACTATGAGGTTGTGGGTTATTCATGGTTGAAAACAAAAAGTCTATCAGCAGTCCACCACTAGATGGAATATTATATAAAGAAACCAAGAggtttaaaacataaaagtaaCTTACAACACCAATACATTGGCCCACCCATGGACAATGGTGATCGAACCTCTGGACACAGTTGTTGCAGATTGAGCAATGAGATGAACGTGGGGGACGATACAGCAAACATGTATCACAATACTTCACTTTAACTGTATGGCCATTGATAAAGATATCTTTTGTTCTTGGCAATTTTAAGTCAGGTGTAGCATTGTTAATCCACTCTATAGATGAATTGGAATTCGACGAACTGTCTGGCTCAGGTGGCCTCGTGTTCCTCGGGACTATTCCAGGATTTCTCGAAGATGTCATGATGAGAAAAGTCAAAACCTGTAAATTCAATCCTATGTAAATAAAGCGTGGTACTTTATAAAACAAATACACCATAAATTCTATATAGAATGCTTAAGTTTACGCACCAGAAATGTGAGGACAAGTCCAACTATAAATACAATGTGTCCGTACAAGGAATCGACTTCTGGGATCCTTACAAGCATCTTAGTACAGAATGTTAATGCAGGGGCTCCTATTAGGAAGCTAGACAGAAGAAGTGATGCCGCATCAGGACCAAAGATCAATCTCCCTCCACACAAAAATTTCTGAAAGTCGAACGAATCAGTTCACTACTGATTGAGCTATTTTTCAGAagggattaaaaaaaaattcaaatgaaatCAGCACTTCAAGTAAGATGACAGAACATAATGGGCAAAATACAATTGTGTATG
This sequence is a window from Primulina huaijiensis isolate GDHJ02 chromosome 13, ASM1229523v2, whole genome shotgun sequence. Protein-coding genes within it:
- the LOC140991505 gene encoding uncharacterized protein codes for the protein MEGVSPEQDSVDSATQKLSISSGDRTHDRKEFLRRFVNSEILNANLTYWFEDITENGAPPAFDVPFELVDLQKFDYALEGVPFQQLVRMPSAINAPVSNSVESTGYLALEDFLHASVNGLWEAFWGHENDQMPFYVSSLYGGNSRFYQAEKAVSKGKLGGLCASAIMLKNPRHPQGKWDDIVELALLRPDIGSLTSLNGNYKPQLSIIGEALFFALRVLLARSISRSYRHLNHNSIFVLLVDSQYGGVVKVEGDLDKLDLDLDSVYESAAAWIKDHSQIAISPVEKIWNKLGNANWSDIGALQVLYATFHSLTQYCGMPKNTVEDLAADHSSRLQTRRAQRQLRDTNVDGNHLLRFQHRPSSPEIVEVQKEDIKLDPKKPVKLEVGSILLIEDSSRQNGYQIDEVPNDGEIVFYVVSCVENPGKSLFLYIGSHPSHLEPALEGMELWYQVQRQTKVLSIMKQKGLSSKYIPRLYASGRVVHPGQCHKQRSGHNCEYPWCGIPVLLTSPVGMTIPDMVRANQFGLDEAIRCCHDCLSALSSASSAGIRHGDIRPENIICVKSSMGQCYYVLIGWGHAILEDRDRPPLNLHFSSTSALQEGKLCSASDAESLVYTLYFSSGGDLPILDSVEGALQWREISWSRRVIQQKLGDISAVLKAFADYVDSLCGTPYPVDYEIWLRRLKRHVRDNDNGKEVESSC
- the LOC140990992 gene encoding probable cytochrome c oxidase subunit 5C-1, with protein sequence MAGSRVAHVTLKGPSVVKEILIATALGLAAGSLWKMHHWNEQRKTRAFYDLLDKGEVTVVAAEE
- the LOC140991037 gene encoding probable protein S-acyltransferase 1 isoform X1 — protein: MGGAKNQDFFLPSKCMDAAKSKKRLYQVWKGRNKFLCGGRLIFGPDAASLLLSSFLIGAPALTFCTKMLVRIPEVDSLYGHIVFIVGLVLTFLVLTFLIMTSSRNPGIVPRNTRPPEPDSSSNSNSSIEWINNATPDLKLPRTKDIFINGHTVKVKYCDTCLLYRPPRSSHCSICNNCVQRFDHHCPWVGQCIGVRNYRIFIMFVSSSTILCIYVFTFSLLHLLEQPGRIWTSMSRDIVSVALIIYCFIAVWFVGGLSVFHFYLICTNQTTYENFRYRYDKKENPYNRGMIKNLQEIFFSKTVPSLVNFREWVTEEDDSILESITKKFCGDIMKSNGKMDIEAGILGKDGKPYPDLLQNLDYKGIEDSLKKDRGGKIVTDPFFFPTAQEGDCGRDSNANEDDGTENSSQRTSSAVLRDHIVEV
- the LOC140991037 gene encoding probable protein S-acyltransferase 1 isoform X2; this encodes MGGAKNQDFFLPSKCMDAAKSKKRLYQVWKGRNKFLCGGRLIFGPDAASLLLSSFLIGAPALTFCTKMLVRIPEVDSLYGHIVFIVGLVLTFLVLTFLIMTSSRNPGIVPRNTRPPEPDSSSNSNSSIEWINNATPDLKLPRTKDIFINGHTVKVKYCDTCLLYRPPRSSHCSICNNCVQRFDHHCPWVGQCIGVRNYRIFIMFVSSSTILCIYVFTFSLLHLLEQPGRIWTSMSRDIVSVALIIYCFIAVWFVGGLSVFHFYLICTNQTTYENFRYRYDKKENPYNRGMIKNLQEIFFSKTVPSLVNFREWVTEEDDSILESITKKFCGDIMKSNGKMDIEAGILGKDGKPYPDLLQNLDYKGIEDSLKKDRGGKIVTDPFFFPTAQEGDCGRDSNANEDDGTENSSQRTSSAVLRV